The Anas platyrhynchos isolate ZD024472 breed Pekin duck chromosome 1, IASCAAS_PekinDuck_T2T, whole genome shotgun sequence genomic sequence ATGTTTAGCACTGATGCCATTTGGGATGTCACAAAAAGGTAAGACAGGGTTGGACAACTCCCTCATGTAACCACAGCTTTTGCTAAATTTGACACGTTCCTCAAGTTCTAGCCTCAGACAAACTTCACCCCAAGAAGCAGCTTAGCCAACAATGAAGTAGAGACCTCAGAGCACTGCTAACTACAGtcaaaagtaaaagaaatactGCAGAGCAGCCACAGCACACAAGCAAGCAGCCTTCTCGGGAAGTTCTTACAGCAGACAAAACTGAGCTTTTTATCTGTTTCCAGAGACACAGATTTACTCCTTATCACCCCCATTCCCCTCTGCTTAGATTTTATGCATACTTACGGGCCTGATCTGTGGGATTCATGAACTTCCCACTCTTGGTGGATGACGTGGATCTCCGCCCCATTttgactgtttttcttctgcctcaaaatgaaaaagatctGGAAACGATAACCTCAGTTTCAGGTCCTGCGCACAAGCAGTATGAGTACACTTACTCCTCCTCCCTGTATCAGTAGTAGGTTgatgaaaaaagagaaaaccctCAGGTACTGTGAGATCTTCAAATCCTACAGAAGTTCAGACATTCCCATCAAAACCATCCTATTTTAACTAAGTGCCACCACTTAACTATGTACTTACAGCCACTTAACCAAGTACCTACTTTAAACTAGTCAGCTTGGCATTCACTCCAGACTTGAGTTTAGAACCTTCTTGCTTATGGTATGGAAGGGGGCAGGGGAACACATTCTGCATATCAGAGTTATTCTAGCTTTCATTTGCTCTCATAAGAGCTCTCCATTTCAAGCATGTTTCCCACAAATTCCCTTCTTCCCTCAGGCTTCTAAGCTGCTCTTGATCTCTCCCCAGCAACCACCGTATCCATCAGAGTGCTCTGCACACGTTCCTGCCTTTTTCTACTCCTCACAAACCACCGCCACACCCCTGCCCCTATGCTACCTCCATCAGCACTGTTTCAAGCTGCATTATAATGACcaaaaaaagaagtttattcTGAGGAGAGTTATTTCCTGTCTTTAGACATTTTAGAAGACCTTTAGAAGTTCTTTAACAGACAACTGCAGTAGCGGTTAAACTACAGCCAGGCACATTGCCTTTCTCACAGCTTTAACTCATCCCCCCCTTTAGTACCCCTTGCAACCCACCACTTTAGGGAAAAAGCAACCAAACACACTGAGATTCCACGCCAAAATCTGAAACAACCTCTAAGATTCAGGAGCTGATGGGATGCAGGTTTTGTCGCCATCCTGCGTGCAAACCAGCAGCATCCAAACAAAGAGTTTGTAACACAATCTACAGTTCCCTACAGCCTCACCCAAGTCACTGAACACATCTTTCTTTCCTAAATGCAGGAGATGCCACCTACAAATTGCTGAAGTATCTaccctcttaaaaataaataaataagccgAAGCGTCATTCAGCGCATTAACGCCTCATGGAAAGGCTTCCTAGCAAGCTCCTGGAACCGACCACATTCAACGTTTGTCCACTAAAAAACTACAGAGCCCTGCTCATGCCTCACATCACCAAATTATTCTCATAGCTGGCCTGCTGGCAACTAAAGCACCCCGTGGTTTGGGAACACCAGTAGcgtacctcctcctcctcagactACGTGTATTTCATAATAATTTCGCGATTTTACAGATGCTACAATTTCCTTCGATAGGAACCAGAGCCAGGATTTCCATTTGCACCCCACACTCCCCAGCCACCTCACATTTCAAGAGGAACGAGAAAGCTCCTCAAATCTCCACCCCAAATCCTTTTCGGGCAGAAAGCGAAGAGCTTCGAAACAAAAAGGACGGGAGGGGACAGGAATCAACCCGGGAGCCCCATCTACCGCTTCTCGGCCGCTAGGGAGCGAGGCAGAAGCCTCCCATGAGGCGCACGAaggcctctcctcctcccccggcAGAAAGCAGCGCAAGAAGCCCGCTCCCTCCCGCTCCCGCTCCCTCCCagcccgtccccatccccgtccccgtccccatccccatcccgcTCCTCTCAccccgggccgggcccggctACCCCTCGGTGCGGCCCCTACACCCGCAGcgctgcccgccgccgccgcggccccGCTGCCATCTTGCACCGGGACGGAGCGGGGCGCCGCCGTAAAGCACGGCTGCCGCAACGCGCTCCGCTAATGGGGACGGCGGCGCGCCCGCCGCGACTCTATGGTCCCGCGACTCTATGGTTGGGCTGGGCGGGGCGGAGCAGGGGCGGGGCTGGCGGCCGTTAGGGGCGGccgttttgggggggggggggaggggggggagctgcTCTCTTATGTTGGTCCTGCTACTGAGAGTAATTTGTTGCAGTACAGATTTTGTTTCTAACAATCTTCCTACATAGGTTTCAGACCAACTTAGACTCATTTTGCctgttttccactttcttttCCTCGTTGGAGTTGTTCTTATCTAGAACGTGCACATAATACAGTTTTAATTCTTAATCTTTGTTCAaaatgcttcgttgggttagaaactggctggatagccgggcccaaagagtcgtggtaaatggagtcaagtccagttggaggccagtcactagtggcgttccccagggctcggtgctggggccggtcctctttaatgtcttcatcaatgatctggacgagggcattgagtgcaccctcagtaactttgcagatgacaccaagctaggtgcgtgtgtcgatctgctcgagggtaggaaggctctgcaggaggatctggataggctgcaccgatgggctgaggtcaactgcatgaagttcaacaaggccaagtgccgggtcctgcacctggggcgcaataaccccaagcagagctacaggctgggagatgagtggttggagagctgccaggcagagaaggacctgggagtgatggtggacagtcggctgaatatgagccagcagtgtgctcaggtggccaagaaggccaacggcatcctggcttgtatcagaaacagcgtgaccagcagggctagggaggtgatcgtccccctgtactcggctctggtgaggccgcacctcgagtactgtgttcagttttgggcccctcgctacaagaaggacatcgaggtgcttgagcgggtccaaagaagggcgacgaagctggtgaggggcctggagagcaagtcctatgaggagcggctgaaggagctgggcttgttcagcctagagaagaggaggctcaggggtgaccttatcgctctctacagataccttaaaggaggctgtagcgaggtgggggttggcctgttctcccacgtgactggtgacaggacgagggggaatgggcttaagttgccccaggggagttttaggttagatgttaggaagaacttcttcactgaaagggttgttagacactggaacaggctgcccagggaggtggtggagtcaccatccctggaagtctttaaaagacgtttagatgtagagcttagggatatggtttaatggcgactgttagtgttaggtcagaggttggactcgatgatcttgaggtcttttccaatctagaaattttgtgattctgtgattctgtgattcttataTTTGACTATAACCAAGAAACTTTCACTCTACACCTCTTGCCTTTTTTGGAGACTTACATGTCTATTTAATCTGACAGCTGGTTGGTATTAGAACACCTTTCAAGATTGTGTTGAGGATCGTTAGTTGTACCTGATGGGATTGTTCTTTTACCCATGAACTCAGTCACATGTTGGATGTGACTGAAATGTATTTACCTGTCTTTTTGCTTCAATGCTCTGCAATGACTGATGTTGGGGGTTTAACTTCTACATGTTTACTTACCAGTTTTGGGGCCTTAGATGCCCAAACTGGAACAGCTATGAAGTTCTTCCATCCCCAAAACATAACAATGGGGAAAAGATAAAGAAGGTTTTCTGCCTTCAAAATCCCCCTTCCAATATGCCTATCCTACTTCTTCACCCCTGGTTCCTCACCCCTTGGGCCTGGGCTGAGGCTACAGTCAGGAGACCAGCTGTGGTGATTTGACTTTGCAGTGGAGTCACCAGATAATTGAACTGAAACTCACTGATATGTTTCATAAATGACCCCTGAGTGGTAACACCTCTCAGTCACCCGTGAACTTGGCAGGAAGCTGTGTTCACCATCACCTCTCCAAAGTGGTAAGCAACAAGTTAGCGATCCAAATGAGATCTGAATATAAGAGGACTGCACAAGTCGCTGACCAGCTTATTAGTTAAAGGTAAGGATATTCAAAAGCACCTGGGTGAACTGCTCTACTCTCTGAGCAGCTCCATGAAAGCTTGGAGGTGCCATTCCCTTGGAAATCCTGTGGCAAGGAGTGCAGAACTTCAGGCACCTGAGCATTAGAAATGTAGATACCTAAGGAATGTGGgggtcttttttttgtttggttggttggttgttttgggTAGACTAAAAGGAGTAGCTTGAGTATCAGCATTGCAGGTACCAGATTTAGGCCTATGCAATGGCAGAGACCATCATCGTCTAATATGTAGTAGCATGTTCTGTCCAGCTGAACTACTGCTCCTGAAATCCTGAGGCGTATTTGTCCGCACAGTTAGAACAGATTTAATACAGAACTATTTTACTATAAGCTTATTTTGTATCTCTATTTCACAccacatttttgttgtttttgctttaccAGTGACTTCAAATAATTTACCAACAGACCTTTATTTTGATGCCTAGATGCTCGGAGATACGGAGTACAGATTTCAAAAAGAACTACAGAGAGAACCAGAAGCAGCTACTGCAGATATGTGCTGTACGGACATGCTCAAACTTTCCTCAAACTTGCCATCGAGGGTTAAAGGAATCAAGATGAACTTCTAACACATCAGTACATTTATGGAGCTTGCAAGTTTTCTGCTATTGCTGGGATGCAGGAATCCAGGATTTTAACAAAGGTATGGAATGCTTCACAAGGTGGCCTCAGCACTCTGCAAGCCTCCTCTAAGTAttcagctgctgttttcagGCTTTTCTTTATGGTTCTCTGTCCTCGAAGGAGGGTCCGTATGAAAATTAAAGAGGAGGAGGGTAGAGAACGAAATCTGAGCTGTTGTGATGTTTCACCTGAGGCGGATCCGCTTGCTGTGGTGGTTGGTGGCTCATTTTGTTGCAGCATTTTAGCAATATCAGCATAGTCCAAGAGAAGTTCTGATACATGGAGGGATAAAGCAGGTGAACTCAGTAACTGATGAACAGCAGCCTCTACTGTTTCAGGGAAATTATCTCTTTGTAACATCACTCCAACAAATGCACACACCATGCTTCCTACAACCCCCTTATAATTATTATAAAGACCTTTTACTGTAGCCACGTTCTCCTGCAAAGTGTTGAACGGTTCAGCAATTCTAGAATAAAATGATGGGCTTACGCTTCCATTTTCATCATATCCCATTGTGGCTTTCATATCTTTCAAAGCACTGATCAGGAGCTGCAGATTCTCTTTAATGCtaaagttttcttttactgCCAAGATGGGGAGTTCAGTGCCAAGATAATGATTGAGGATTTCGAATATTGTATTGGTTGAAGAGACATAGATGTATACTAAGCCATACAGATTCTCGCAGGCCTTAACGATCCTTTCTTTATCACTCTGAAGACCGAGGCAGGCTAACATTTCCGGAGTGAGGGTTTGGctctgaaaaggaaacagaagaaatccagGAGACAGGAAAGGGTGGATGGGTGGGggagtcaaaatattttcatctagAATGTTACGTTTCTGAAACTAGTATTACAAATTATCAAACTACCTGACCCTCCCTCCAGGCGTTCAGAGTTAGAAAAAGCTCTTTGTTAGCCTCTGAAGGGGTCTTACCAAGCAGGCCAGCAAAATATGGTGTAAACAGCTGCTAGTGTAGTTATTCTTGTGGATGCAGGAATTACAGATGTGACCTTCAGCATGTCAtctgaaaagcaacagaagtAGTGTAAATGAATTATTCTCTCCTTTTTGATGTTTATTGGTAAATGTATGGAAGTCCTATCAAACAATCTACTTTACATCGTCCTTAGAAATATAACCCTTTGGTTTGTATGTACTGGTGTGTCTGCACAGAATTAAATGTATTCTGGGGAGGGGGAATGGACACAGCAGAGTCAAATGCGTGAGTCATCTACATGCAACAGGCAAAGCAATTGAAGGCTGAGCAATGCAGTGTTTTTTCTCAGGCTAGTGCTTCCTGTGACCCATGTCTATCAGTTCACACAGTGGCTAGACATTGCGAGCATTCCTTGAGAGTTGGAAGTGAAAAACATTCTCCTTGTCTTGGCTCCTCTCTTGCTACCGTTCTGACTACCAAGCAAGTTCTGCTCTTCTGCTTACACCTAAGAGGCCAAGGCCAACTCCCAAGGCCAACTGCCGGCACAGTCCTGGGACAACATGCTGCTGAGGGACTGCTTCCGATATTGTCTTTGTCTCTGCTAGAGCCCTGGGAAGACAGACTGGTTGCATCAGACAAATTTTACCAGCTCCATCCCACTTCATACTCTTTAAGGCTTTTCTCTCAGTATGCAGCTCAACTCTTtgcctcttccttctttcccttcccatgAAGCAAGTGGTATGAAATCATATGAAATAGcaaaattttttttcagtatccaCCGTTGTTCATCCAGAGCTGTCTCTGGGACTCCACATCTTCTTCCACTCTCAGAGCACCAGaggaaagaacctggggaattGCACCAAAGAAGGGTGAGAGACACTTCAGACAAAGTCCTTTCCCCAGACTTCATAAAGATCTGCAGCAACAGCTATTTATCTTCCTTAAAGAACTGGAGTAAAGCAGGAACAAAACTGCTTGACTattgtttaaaagattttcaGTCATGTTCCAAAGGATAGATAGAGACTCAGAAGAGAATTGGCACCCATCGCTAACCTTGAGAATCTAAAACTGGCTTCCAAACTACAGGATGTGTCACTGACCGTTGCCAGCCTGATGAATTCATTTCAGTCCTGTATTTGAAGAAGTATTTAAGGACTACATGACATTCTCAGTTAATAACAGGAGTCACAGATGGGAAAAAGCTGTGAGCAACTAACTGATCATTGCAGACATGTAATAGTTGTAGTTAAATGACTACTGATCTCTCATAGCTCATCTTCACATGTCTACAGCTCTGAAGACAAGTGGGGTTTGGTCCTCTATTTCTGGGTTGACTACAATAGCTCATTTTTTCATGGGAAAAGAAGCTGGCAATTGCAGATTACTCATTTTATGCTTTATCTTGCACTTTCATCTTAGAACCACTCTCTCCTGAGGAGACAACACTGGCAACCAGATGCCTGTGGGCAGGAGGCCCATCTTTTGAAGGATCAGAGCTTGGAAGAAGTCTAACCTGGATGAATGCAGAACTACgagattttgttttgctggCACACATAAAGCCTGTACTGATTTCACTGTCAGtgctatttttttgtatttatgtgGGACTGTTCAACTTTTCTTCCACAATTCACAGGTGTACAAAACCAGTCATGACAACAATTCattatttcaaaagcagaaataaaaatgtataaatccCTATATGAAACCAAATCTGGTACCCATACGAATGAAAAGTGCTTCCCAACATGTTTTATATCCTGAGAACAGCAAGTAATACCTTCCCCTttcagccctggctgcaggtACCTGTGAAGGTACCTCTGTCATAGGCAGACACATTCATGCTGTACTTGTTCTTTTCAGGAACAGGTGGTCTTAGGAGGAAATAAGAATTTTGAAGTAGCATCAAATAAACTGAGTTAAAAttggaaggaaggggaaacaaggaagaaaatgagaaaaattggGGTAAACGTCACAGAATAAAATTGATGACAAGCAGGCAGGCAACAGGACCCAGCTGAAGCCCAGCTCTGGATTCCTAACTCATCAGATGCTGCTGGAAACCACCAGAGGAACACAGGGGAAAGAGGATGAGATCACTGTCCTGTACGCATTCATCCGATTGCAGGAGCACTCAGGCAAAAACAGGTAGGCAGTCTAAATGTTTAACTAGAAAATCCTCTGGGAAAAATCCCTGGGGAGCTC encodes the following:
- the C1H12orf60 gene encoding uncharacterized protein C12orf60 homolog, which translates into the protein MLACLGLQSDKERIVKACENLYGLVYIYVSSTNTIFEILNHYLGTELPILAVKENFSIKENLQLLISALKDMKATMGYDENGSVSPSFYSRIAEPFNTLQENVATVKGLYNNYKGVVGSMVCAFVGVMLQRDNFPETVEAAVHQLLSSPALSLHVSELLLDYADIAKMLQQNEPPTTTASGSASGETSQQLRFRSLPSSSLIFIRTLLRGQRTIKKSLKTAAEYLEEACRVLRPPCEAFHTFVKILDSCIPAIAENLQAP